The following proteins are encoded in a genomic region of Coffea eugenioides isolate CCC68of chromosome 6, Ceug_1.0, whole genome shotgun sequence:
- the LOC113773827 gene encoding 60S ribosomal protein L23A-like, which produces MRPKVAKFVKSGTTFKKKAKKIRTKVTFHRPKTLKKDGNPKYPRISAPPRNKLDHYQILKYPLTTESAMKKIEDNNTMVFIVDIRADKKKIKDAVKKMYDIQIKKVNTMIRSDGTKKAYVRLTPDYDALDVANKIGII; this is translated from the exons ATGAGAC CCAAGGTTGCCAAATTTGTCAAATCTGGGACAACTTTTAAGAAGAAAGCCAAGAAGATCCGGACCAAAGTTACCTTCCATCGTCCTAAGACATTGAAAAAGGACGGGAACCCGAAGTACCCACGCATCAGTGCTCCTCCTAGGAATAAGTTGGACCATTATCAGATTCTCAAATATCCTTTGACTACTGAATCTGCCATGAAAAAGATTGAAGATAACAATACCATggtattcatagttgacatCCGTGCTGATAAGAAGAAAATCAAAGATGCAGTGAAGAAGATGTACGACATACAGATCAAGAAAGTGAACACTATGATCAGGtctgatggaacaaagaaagcatatgttcggttgactccagactacgatgctttggatgtggcaaacaagattggaataatataa